One Methylomarinovum tepidoasis DNA window includes the following coding sequences:
- the rplI gene encoding 50S ribosomal protein L9 has product MEVILLEKIANLGDLGDRVDVKPGYARNYLIPQGKAVRATPERIAEFEQRRAELERKAAEALQAARERAEKLAELEVVITQKAGPEGKLYGSIGTQNLAEAITAAGVSVSRQEVLLPEGPLRQTGEYEVELRLHPDVTATVKVVVQPEA; this is encoded by the coding sequence ATGGAAGTGATTCTGCTTGAAAAAATCGCCAATCTGGGCGATCTGGGCGACCGGGTTGACGTCAAGCCCGGCTATGCCCGCAACTACCTGATTCCCCAGGGCAAGGCCGTACGGGCCACGCCCGAGCGCATTGCCGAGTTCGAGCAGCGCCGGGCGGAACTGGAACGCAAGGCCGCCGAGGCGTTGCAAGCGGCCCGGGAGCGGGCCGAAAAACTGGCCGAGTTGGAGGTGGTCATCACCCAGAAGGCAGGTCCGGAAGGCAAGCTCTACGGTTCCATCGGCACCCAGAATCTGGCCGAGGCCATCACCGCCGCCGGGGTGTCGGTATCGCGTCAGGAGGTGCTGCTGCCGGAAGGGCCGCTGCGCCAGACCGGCGAATACGAGGTGGAGCTGCGGCTCCATCCGGACGTTACCGCCACCGTCAAAGTGGTGGTGCAGCCGGAAGCCTGA